GTGACCGACCTCGCCGAGGGCGCCCGGCCCGGGCTCGATGCGCCGATCGCGCAGGACTTCGTCCGCGCGGTGGGCGCGACGCCCCGGCCGAAGTACGGGTGGACGGACGTCGCGCGCTTCTCGGCGCTCGGCGTGCCGGCCGTGAACTACGGCCCCGGCGATCCGAGCCTCGCGCACCACGACGAGGAGCGCGTGTCCGTCGCGCAGATCGAGGACGTCGAGCGGGGTCTGCGGGCATGGCTGACGGCCGGCTGACGGCTTCGTCCGCGACGACGGGCTGGCGCGCCCGGTGGGATGCGCTCCCCCCTGTCGTCCGCATCACGTCGATCTACGTCGCCGCGCGCCTCGTGACGACGGCGCTCATGCTGCTGAGCGCCCAGCTGTCGCCGGCGTCGTCCCGGTTCGGGCCGGATCCCGGCCTCGTCGACTACATCCTCGGATGGGACGCCCAGTGGTACTGGACGGTCGCCGTCGACGGCTATCCGGCCGACCTGCCGCTGTCGGAGGGCGGCGACGTCGAGCAGAACGCCTGGGCATTCATGCCGGTGTACGCATACCTCTCGCAGCTCGTCGGAAACGTGCTCGGCGCGGGGACGTGGTGGATCGGCGCTCTCCTCGTCTCGCTGGTCGCCGGCTGGGCCGCGTGCGTCGTCCTGCACCGCCTGCTGCGCGAGCGCCTCGACGAGGACCGGGCGCAGTGGGGCGTCGTGATCTTCGCGAGCGGGCCCCTCGCCGCGCTGTTCCAGGTGGGGTACGCGGAGTCGCTGTTCCTCCTCTTCCTCCTCACGGCGCTGCTGTGCGTCATGCGCAGACGGTGGCGCGCCCTGTACCTGCTCGTGCCGCTCATGGGCTTCACCCGGCCCGGAGTGCTCGCCTTCGCGCTCTTCCTCGGCCTCTACGGGATCTGGCGCCTGACGCGGCGGCGGACCGTTCCGCTTCCGCGCATCGAGATCGTGCACATCGTGGCCGTCGCCGCCCTCGCCACGGCCGTGGGCTTCGCGTGGCAGGCGATCACGGGCGCGGTGACGGGGGATCCCGAGGCGTACCTCGAGACGGAGCTCGCCTGGCGCCGCTCGTGGACGGGCGACGGCGGCGGCTTCGTCCCCTTCGAGGGATGGATCCAGGCAGCGGGGGTGTGGGCCGGCGTGTGGGGGATCCCGGCCTGGCTCTGCTACGCCCTTCTGGGCGTGGGGGTGGCCGGCACGTTCGCGGCGCTCCTCTTCGCCTCCTCCGTGAGACGACTGGGCGGAGAGGTCCGGCTCTGGTCGGCGAGCTACCTCGTCTACCTGCTGGCGGTGTTCTTCCCGCAGTCGAGCACCTTCCGCCTCCTCGTTCCGCTCGCCCCGCTCGCGGGAGCACTGGCGGTGACGCGCCGGCCCGGTTACCGCGCCTGCGTCCTCCTGGCCTGCCTCGTCGCGCAGTGGGCGTGGATCTTCGGCATGTACGGGCACGGGAACACGTTCTGGCTCATCCCCTGAATCCGGTCACGAGGGGAAATCTGACACGCCCGTGCAACAGCGGATGACAACGCGACCGATAAACTAGAGCTCTGACCGCAACGGAAAGGATGCCGCGATGGCAGCGATGAAGCCGAGAACCGGAGACGGACCTATGGAGGCCGTGAAGGAGGGGCGCCTCATCATCGTGCGCGTCCCGCTCGAAGGTGGCGGGCGACTCGTCGTATCCGTCAATGACGAAGAGGCCCGGGAGCTGCACGGCGTGCTGGGCAACGTCGTGAGCGCCGCGTAGCATTCGCGTTCGTCTCGTGGCGGATGGCCGGACCCTCGGGATCCGGCCATCCGCTTTCTCATGCCGTGGGGACGACCGTCAGCTGGAGGAGACCCTCGTTCACCGTCGACAGCGCGGCGATGACGGCGGCGGAGGCCTGCGTCTCCTGCAAAAGCGTGCGGTAGTTGCGGGTCGTCGCGTCGCGCTGCACCGGGTCGGCGACGCGTCCGCCGTGCAGCACGCGCGGCACGAGGACCGTGCCGCCGGGGCGCGCCAGACGCAGCCCGTGCTCGACGTAGTCGATGACGTTCGCGGCATCCGCATCGATGAGCACGATGTCGTATGCGCCCTCGTTCATGCGCGGGAGGACCTCGGCCGCGCGGCCCGTGATGTAGCGGGCGCGCGCAAGGGGGACCCCCGCCGCCTGGAACGCCGAGCGGGCCGCCGAGAGATGCTCCGGCTCGCTGTCGATCGTCGTGAGCACCGCCTGAGGCGCGCCGTGCAGGAGCCAGAGCCCCGAGACGCCGGCGCCGGTGCCGATCTCGATGATCGTGCGCGCCGCCGTGGCCGCCGTCACGACGGCGCACTGCGCGCCGATCCCGGGGCTGATCGGCGCGGCGCCGAGCTCGAGCGCGTTCTGACGGGCGCGAGCGATGTGGTCGGGCTCGACGACCGTCTCGCGGGCGAAGCGGGCGACCGCATCCAGTTCGCTCATAGGGCAATCCTCCTGACGATCTCCTCAGCCTACGGTGCCGTCGGCGCCCTGACCGGGCGGCGCGGCCCGGTACCCTGAGATCATGTTCTCCGGGCTGACGATCGAGAAGATTGCGCTGATCGGCTTCATCGCAGCCCTCATCGTCGGCCCCGAGCGGCTCCCGCGGTATGCGGAGAACCTCGCCGTGCTCATCCGCCGGGCGCGGGACTGGCTGCAGGGGGCGCGCACGCGCGTCAAGGACGAGATGGGCGAGGACTTCGACGACGTCGACTGGCAGAAGCTCGATCCGCGTCAGTACGATCCTCGACGCATCATCCGCGAGGCGCTCCTGGACGACGCGCCGGCCGCCGCCGCCGCGGGAAGCGCGCCGAAGGCGGCGGTGCGCCAGCCGCGGACGACCCCGCTCACGCGAGAGACCTTCACCGCCGAGGCGCCGCCGCCGTTCGACTCCGAGGCGACCTGACCCCGCTGTGCTCCTGCGGCCGACCGCTCGGTGCGCCCTGCGGCCCGGGCGCGGCGTTCGACGCGGTGCTCGTCTCGCCGAGAGTCCACATGGGCCGCGAGAATCCGGGCGCCGGCCGCATTCTCGCGGCGCGGATCGATTCTCGCGGTGAGCCTCGGGCGTCCCCGCCGGCTCAGGACGGGGAGAGCGGGAGCTTGCGGCCGAGGAGGCGGCGAGGTTCGGCGGCGAGGGCGGCGGCCACCGCGGCGATCGCCTGCGCCGCGGCGTCTTCGGGATGCGCGAGGACGACGGGCTCGCCGCTGTCCCCTCCCGCGCGCAGGGCGGGACTCAGCGGCACGGACGCCAGCAGCGGCACCGTGACCTCCGCGGTGGACAGCGCCGAGGCCACGGCGTCGCCGCCTCCCGAGCCGAACAGATCGAGCGTGCTCCCATCGGGCAGCGTGAACGCCGACATGTTCTCCACGACCCCGACGACCCGCTGACCGGTCTGCCGGGCGACGAGTCCGCTCCGCACGGCGACGTCGGAGGCGGCCGTCTGCGGTGTCGTGACGACGAGCACGTCGGCGTGGGGCAGCAGCTGCCCCACGGAGATCGCGATGTCGCCGGTTCCGGGAGGCATGTCGATGAGGAGGAGGTCGAGATCGCCGAAATAGACGTCGGTGAGGAACTGCTGTACCGTGCGGTGGAGCATCGGCCCCCGCCAGGCCACGACCTCGTTGCCGTTCTGGAGGAACATCCCGATCGAGATCGCCTTCACCCCGTACGCCACGGGCGGCAGGATGAGGTCTCCGACCTGGGTCGGGGACGGCGCGACGCCGTCGACGGTGAGCCCGAGGAGGGCGGGGATCGAGAAGCCGTGCACGTCGGCGTCGACGAGCCCGACCTTCAGGCCCCGCCCGGCGAGCGCGACGGCGAGGTTGGCGGTCACGGTCGACTTCCCGACCCCTCCCTTGCCGCTCGTGACCGCGATGACACGGGTGAGCGAGTCCTCGCCGAACGGCATGACGCGCTGTGCGCCCCGAAGGCGCTCGGTGAGCGCCTTGCGCTGTGCCGGCGTCATGACGCCGACCGCGACGGAGACGGGCGTGCCGTCCGCCGCCTGCTCGGCCGCGCGGCGCACGTCCCTCTCGATCCGGTCCGCAGCCGGGCAGCCGACGATCGTGAGCGCGATCTCGACCTCGACGCCGTCGCCGCCGCCGCGCACGCCGCGGACCATGTCGAGCTCGGAGAGGGGGCGCCGCAGCTCGGGGTCCGTCACACGGCCGACGGCGTCGCGGATGCGATCGAGCAGAGTGCCGGATGCGTCGCTCATGAGGGCCGGTGCTCCTCTCCGGGAGACGAGGCGTCACCGGGCGCGGGCGGCCGCTGCTCGCGCTCGATGTGCTCGAGCAGCGTCCTGAGCTCCTCGCGCAGCACGTCCCGCGAGATCGTCCGGTCCTCGAGATCGGTCAGCGCCATCCGCAGCGCCACGATCTCGCGGGCGAGGTACTCCGTGTCGGCGAGGTTGCGCTCGGCGCGCTGCCGGTCCTGCTCCATCGCGACGCGATCGCGGTCGTCCTGCCGGTTCTGGGCGAGCAGGATCAGCGGGGCCGCGTACGACGCCTGGAGCGAGAGCACGAGGGTGAGCGCCGTGAAGCCGAGCGCCGCGGAGTCGAAGCGCCACTCGACGGGCACGAGGGAGTTCCACGCCATCCACAGCATGCAGAAGAGAGTGAGCCCGATGAGGAACCACGGCGTGCCCATCGCGCGGGCGATCCACTCCGTCGCGCGCCCGAAGCGATCCCTGTCGCGGGCGCGGAAGTCGGCGTCGATCCGCGGGCGGCGCCCGCGGAGGGCGAACGGGCGGGGGTCGGTGCGGGCCATCATCCGCCCACCGTCCCGATCGCGCCGGTCGCGGGGGCGCGGGGGATCTCCTCGTCGGGATCCTGCGACCGCCAGTCCTCCGGGAGGAGGTAGTCGAGCACGTCGTCCACGGTCACGGCGCCGACGAGCCGGTGGGCGGCGTCGACGACCGGCACCGCGACGAGGTCGTAGCTGGCGAGGCGCCGCGCGACCTCCGACGCCGATCCCGTCACGAGCACGGGCTCGATCGTCTCGTCGACGATCGCGCCGATCCGCTCGTGCGGGGGGTAGCGGAGCATGCGCTGGAAGTGGACGGCGCCGAGGAAGCGTCCTGTCGGCGTCTCGTAGGGCGGCAGCGTCACGTAGACGCTCGCGGCCAGCGCGGGGTGCAGCTCGTGGCGTCGGATGAGCGCCAGCGCCTCCGCGATCGTCGCGTCGGCGGGGAGGATGATCGGCTCCGTCGTCATGAGGCCGCCGGCGGTGTCGGGCCCGTAGCGCAGCAGCATGCGCACGTCCTCGGCCTCCTCGGGCTCCATGAGGTCGAGGAGCTCCTCGCTGCGCTGGGGGGCGAGCTCGGCGAGCAGATCGGCGGCGTCGTCGGGGTCCATGGCGTCGAGCACGTCGGCGGCGCGCTCGTCTCCGAGCCGCTCGAGGATCTGCACCTGGTCGTCCTCGGGCATCTCCTCGAGGGCGTCGGCGAGGCGCTCGTCCGAGAGCTCGGCGGCGACCTCGATCATCCGCCTCTCGGGCAGGTCGAGCAGGGTGTTGGCCAGGTCCGCCGCGCGCAGCTCGGCGTAGCTCGCCGCGAGATGCTCCGCCGACTGCGCCTCTCCGGGAGCGAGCCGCTCGCGGACCTCGCTCCACGCGGCGAACGTCGTCGGCCCCTTCGCGAACGGCGACGCGCTCGTCTTCGGCCTCCGGAGGAAGAGCTGGCTGACGGCCCATTCCCCGATGCGGTTCGGCTCGATCGCGAGATCCTCGATCACGGCCGATCCGCTGCCGTCGGCGAAGTGGACGCGGCGGCCGACGAGCTCGGCCATGACGCGCACCTCGTCGGCGCGCGGCTGGAACCGGCGCACGTTGATGAGGCCGGTGGTGATGACCTGGCCCTGGGCGATCGACGTGATGCGCCCGATCGCGACGAACACGTGCCGGCGACCGGGGATCTCGCACACGAGGCCGATGACGCGGGGAGCCGCCGTACTTCGGTACACGACGACGACGTCGCGGACGCGGCCGAGGCGATCGCCGGTGGGGTCGAAGACGGGACAGCCCGCGAGGCGTGCCACGAAAACCCTCTGTGTACTCACGGGACCCAGCGTAATGCGCCCCTATCCGGCGACCGGCCGGCCGCCGTCGCCGGGGCGTCCGGCCACGTTCACAGACTCCGCATAGGAGACGCAAAGGAGGGGGCGCGCCGCCCGTGGGACAATGACGCCATGAGCATGACGAGCGGACTGGGCAAGGCCCCCGAGATCGGCGAGAAGATCGCGAGCTTCCGTGACTACGACGGAGCCCTGAAAGCCGTCTCGAAGCTCATCGAGGCGGACGTCCCGGCGCGGGAGATCGCGATCGTGGGCAGCGCGCTGCGTTCCGTCGAGAAGGTCACGGGACGTCTGGGATGGGCGCAGGCCGCCTGGTCCGGCGCCCTCAACGGAGTGCTGCTGGGCCTGCTGTTCGGCTCGATGGTTCTCATCTGGACGCCCTCGCTGCCGATGGGCGCGTTCGTCGGGATGCTCCTGCTCGGCGTGGCGATGGGGATGGTGTTCCGTCTCACGAGCTACATGATCGTGCGGCGCCGGCGAGACTTCGCGAGCGTCATGCAGGTCACGGCCGACCACTACGAGGTGGCGGTGCAGCCGTCGAGCGTGGGCAAGGCCCGGCAGATCCTGGGCGCGGCGCCCGAGGCGCCCGCTCCCGTCGATCCTCGTACGCTGAGCGAGCCTCCGCGCTACGGCGTCCGGGTCGATCCGCAGACGGGCGAGCCGCTCGGGTCCCGCCCCGTCGCGGAGACGCCGGGCGCCGACGCCGGCTCGGACCCCGGTGCGGCCGCGGGGGACGGATCCCCCGAGCCCGGGGAGCCTCGCGCGACGGATCCCGACGCGAGGGACTGAGCCCGGCTCGGCCGGGAGCGGGCCTCCCGGACGGGGTCAGGAGCGCAGCCGCGCGATCCACGCCTCGACGCCGTCCGCCATCCGCGGGATGCCGGCGGAGAGGTTCACGGGGCCGTCCTCGGTCATGAGGACGTCGTCCTCGATGCGCACGCCGATGCCGCGGTACTCCGCGGGCACCGTGAGGTCGTCGACCTGGAAGTAGAGCCCGGGCTCGATCGTGAAGACCATGCCGGGGGCGAGCTCGCCGTCGTAGTACATCTCGCGGCGCGCCTGTGCGCAGTCGTGCACGTCGAGACCGAGGTGATGGCTCGTCCCGTGCACCATGTAGCGGCGCTGCTGGCCGCCGCGGTCGGCGTCGAGCGCCTCCTCGGCCGTGACGGGCAGGAGCCCCCATTCGGCGGTGCGCCTCGCGATGACCTCCATGGCCGTCTCGTGCAGGGTGCGGAACCTCACGCCCGGCCGCGCGGCGGCGAAGGCGGCGTCCGCCGCCTCGCGCACGGTCTCGTAGATCCTCCGCTGGATGTCCGTGAACACGCCGCTCACGGGGAGCGTGCGGGTGATGTCGGCGGTGTAGAGGCTGTCGACCTCGGTGCCGGCGTCGACGAGGATGAGATCGCCGGGGACGACCGCGCCGTCGTTGCGCGTCCAGTGCAGGTAGCACGCGTGCGGGCCGGACGCGGCGATCGTGTCGTAGCCCTCCCCGTTCCCGTCGCTGCGCGCGCGCTGGTGGAAGACCCCCTCGACGACCCGCTCGCCGCGGGGATGCGCGACGATGCGCGGGAGCTCGCGCACGATGTCGTCGAACCCGCGCGCCGTCACGTCGACGGCGAGCGACATCTGCTCGATCTCGTAGGCGTCCTTGACGAGACGCAGCTCGGAGAGGAAGCCCGTCAGCCGCTCGTCCTCGTCGAGCACGAGGTCGCCGTCGGCGGCGGAGAACGCGTCCACGTGAGCGGTGGCGATGCCGAGGTCGGCCGCCACCTGCGCCAGGGAGGGCCGGGGGCCGACCCAGAACTCCCCGATCGAGGCGTCGCGATAGAACTCGGGCGTCTCGCGCGTGGCCCGGTCGCGCAGGAAGAGCGTGACCTCGTGGCCGTCGCCCGCCGGCTCGAACACGAGCAGCGAGTCGGGCACGGCGTCCGCGCCCCAGCCGGTGAGGTGGGAGAAGGCGGAGTGCGCGCGGAAGGGGTAGTCCGTGTCGTTGCTGCGCTGCTTGTATCCGCCGGCCGGCACGACGAGGCGCTCGCCGGGGAACGCCGCCGACACCGCGTCGCGGCGCGCGGCCGCGTACGGCGCCTGGGCCCGTGCAGCGGGCAGGGTCTCCGCCCGTTCGGCCCAGCCGGCGGAGATGGTGTCGAGGAATCCCTGCGGGTACGGCTGGCGGCGGTTCGTGTTCGCGGTCTTCTCGGGGGCGCCCTGGGTGTTCGTCTCGCCGGTGCTCATGACCCCAGTCTCTCACCGCCCGCGACGAGTGCGTCCGGGCGGATCAGCCCGCGGGCTCGAGCTGGACGACGAGCGGCCGGTGGTCGCTTCCGGCGCCGTCGAGGTTGGTCAGCACGATCGATCCGGTCGCCCGCCACGCCGCGGAGTGCATCACGTGGTCGATGGGCGTCGAGAGCAGGGCCGGCAGATCGGTGGGCCAGGTGCCGACGGCGCCGTTCCCCGTCGCCGCCGCCGCGTCGTCGCAGTATCCGAGGTCGAATCCGTCGGCCCCGAGGGAGGTCATGTGGTCCAGCGTCGCGTTGAAGTCGCCGGCGAGGATCACGTTGCCGTCGACGCACTGGTCCGCGACCCACCGGAGGTCGTCGACCCACTCGCTCATGTACTCGGGCTGCGGCGCCACCGCGTGGACGGCCACGACGATCGGCCCCTCGCCGTCCACGGGCATCGCCACGACGCTCGGCACGACCTCCGTGTTGCTCGTGAGGTCGGACGACGCCTCGATCACGGAGTAGTCCCCGAGGTCGGGGGAGATGAGGAGCGTCGTCTGCCACGCCTGCGGCCCGTCCTGCAGCTCGGGCTGGAGCGCGACGTGATGGACCCACATGGGTCGGTCGAGGTCGCGCATCGCGACGGCGACGTCCTCGCCGACAGACGCGGCCGTCTCCGGCAGCGCGACGATGTCGACGTCCATGGCGACGGCCGTCTGCGCGATCTCGTCGGCGCCCATCGCATTGCCCGCGGTGTTCCACGTCATGACGCGGACGCTCGTCTCGGTCGAGTCGGGCAGGGACCCCGTGCCGTACCCGCGCGCGCCGAGGATCACGCCGCCGGAGATCGCCCCGATGGCGGACACGAGCGCCATCGAGAGGGCGAATCCGCGGAGCGGCCGGATGACCGCGAAGAGCAGGAACACGACCGTGACGATCGCGAACGCGACGACGACGACGCCGCGCAGAGCCGCCACCTGCGCGACCGGGAAGACCTGCTCGAGCCGGAAGAAGCCCGGCCACGTGAGGATCGCCGTCGCGATGGCGAAGGCCACCGTCACGAGGATCCCGAGCAAGCGCAGCACGCCTTCGACCCTAGGCACGCCCGCTGTGAAACCGTCGCGAGCGTTCGCCGCGCACGCCGGGAACG
This window of the Microbacterium sp. AB genome carries:
- a CDS encoding DUF3117 domain-containing protein, whose translation is MAAMKPRTGDGPMEAVKEGRLIIVRVPLEGGGRLVVSVNDEEARELHGVLGNVVSAA
- a CDS encoding O-methyltransferase, coding for MSELDAVARFARETVVEPDHIARARQNALELGAAPISPGIGAQCAVVTAATAARTIIEIGTGAGVSGLWLLHGAPQAVLTTIDSEPEHLSAARSAFQAAGVPLARARYITGRAAEVLPRMNEGAYDIVLIDADAANVIDYVEHGLRLARPGGTVLVPRVLHGGRVADPVQRDATTRNYRTLLQETQASAAVIAALSTVNEGLLQLTVVPTA
- a CDS encoding DUF1003 domain-containing protein, whose product is MARTDPRPFALRGRRPRIDADFRARDRDRFGRATEWIARAMGTPWFLIGLTLFCMLWMAWNSLVPVEWRFDSAALGFTALTLVLSLQASYAAPLILLAQNRQDDRDRVAMEQDRQRAERNLADTEYLAREIVALRMALTDLEDRTISRDVLREELRTLLEHIEREQRPPAPGDASSPGEEHRPS
- a CDS encoding Mrp/NBP35 family ATP-binding protein, giving the protein MSDASGTLLDRIRDAVGRVTDPELRRPLSELDMVRGVRGGGDGVEVEIALTIVGCPAADRIERDVRRAAEQAADGTPVSVAVGVMTPAQRKALTERLRGAQRVMPFGEDSLTRVIAVTSGKGGVGKSTVTANLAVALAGRGLKVGLVDADVHGFSIPALLGLTVDGVAPSPTQVGDLILPPVAYGVKAISIGMFLQNGNEVVAWRGPMLHRTVQQFLTDVYFGDLDLLLIDMPPGTGDIAISVGQLLPHADVLVVTTPQTAASDVAVRSGLVARQTGQRVVGVVENMSAFTLPDGSTLDLFGSGGGDAVASALSTAEVTVPLLASVPLSPALRAGGDSGEPVVLAHPEDAAAQAIAAVAAALAAEPRRLLGRKLPLSPS
- a CDS encoding endonuclease/exonuclease/phosphatase family protein, which codes for MLRLLGILVTVAFAIATAILTWPGFFRLEQVFPVAQVAALRGVVVVAFAIVTVVFLLFAVIRPLRGFALSMALVSAIGAISGGVILGARGYGTGSLPDSTETSVRVMTWNTAGNAMGADEIAQTAVAMDVDIVALPETAASVGEDVAVAMRDLDRPMWVHHVALQPELQDGPQAWQTTLLISPDLGDYSVIEASSDLTSNTEVVPSVVAMPVDGEGPIVVAVHAVAPQPEYMSEWVDDLRWVADQCVDGNVILAGDFNATLDHMTSLGADGFDLGYCDDAAAATGNGAVGTWPTDLPALLSTPIDHVMHSAAWRATGSIVLTNLDGAGSDHRPLVVQLEPAG
- a CDS encoding aminopeptidase P family protein produces the protein MSTGETNTQGAPEKTANTNRRQPYPQGFLDTISAGWAERAETLPAARAQAPYAAARRDAVSAAFPGERLVVPAGGYKQRSNDTDYPFRAHSAFSHLTGWGADAVPDSLLVFEPAGDGHEVTLFLRDRATRETPEFYRDASIGEFWVGPRPSLAQVAADLGIATAHVDAFSAADGDLVLDEDERLTGFLSELRLVKDAYEIEQMSLAVDVTARGFDDIVRELPRIVAHPRGERVVEGVFHQRARSDGNGEGYDTIAASGPHACYLHWTRNDGAVVPGDLILVDAGTEVDSLYTADITRTLPVSGVFTDIQRRIYETVREAADAAFAAARPGVRFRTLHETAMEVIARRTAEWGLLPVTAEEALDADRGGQQRRYMVHGTSHHLGLDVHDCAQARREMYYDGELAPGMVFTIEPGLYFQVDDLTVPAEYRGIGVRIEDDVLMTEDGPVNLSAGIPRMADGVEAWIARLRS
- a CDS encoding magnesium transporter MgtE N-terminal domain-containing protein produces the protein MSTQRVFVARLAGCPVFDPTGDRLGRVRDVVVVYRSTAAPRVIGLVCEIPGRRHVFVAIGRITSIAQGQVITTGLINVRRFQPRADEVRVMAELVGRRVHFADGSGSAVIEDLAIEPNRIGEWAVSQLFLRRPKTSASPFAKGPTTFAAWSEVRERLAPGEAQSAEHLAASYAELRAADLANTLLDLPERRMIEVAAELSDERLADALEEMPEDDQVQILERLGDERAADVLDAMDPDDAADLLAELAPQRSEELLDLMEPEEAEDVRMLLRYGPDTAGGLMTTEPIILPADATIAEALALIRRHELHPALAASVYVTLPPYETPTGRFLGAVHFQRMLRYPPHERIGAIVDETIEPVLVTGSASEVARRLASYDLVAVPVVDAAHRLVGAVTVDDVLDYLLPEDWRSQDPDEEIPRAPATGAIGTVGG
- a CDS encoding general stress protein, translated to MSMTSGLGKAPEIGEKIASFRDYDGALKAVSKLIEADVPAREIAIVGSALRSVEKVTGRLGWAQAAWSGALNGVLLGLLFGSMVLIWTPSLPMGAFVGMLLLGVAMGMVFRLTSYMIVRRRRDFASVMQVTADHYEVAVQPSSVGKARQILGAAPEAPAPVDPRTLSEPPRYGVRVDPQTGEPLGSRPVAETPGADAGSDPGAAAGDGSPEPGEPRATDPDARD
- a CDS encoding Sec-independent protein translocase family protein; the protein is MFSGLTIEKIALIGFIAALIVGPERLPRYAENLAVLIRRARDWLQGARTRVKDEMGEDFDDVDWQKLDPRQYDPRRIIREALLDDAPAAAAAGSAPKAAVRQPRTTPLTRETFTAEAPPPFDSEAT